A window of the Microbacterium sp. LWH13-1.2 genome harbors these coding sequences:
- a CDS encoding MDR family MFS transporter has translation MSATATKDAPFLLTKRRIWIIFSALIAGMLLSSLDQTIVSTAMPTIVGQLGGVDHQVWITTAYLLATTIVMPIYGKFGDVLGRRNLFLVAIALFTLASVGCAFATDFWMFVTFRALQGLGGGGLMILSQAIIADIVPANERGKYMGPLGAVFGLSAVAGPLLGGFFVDHLTWQWAFYINIPVGIAAFIIALVALKLPSKKAQKPIDIFGVIFLSIATTCLIFFTDFGGDKEFGWDSLATWAWGAGLIVAATAFVITESKAQDPIIPLSLFRNPIFVNATAIGLVLGIGMFAAIGFVPTFLQMSSGTSAAASGLLMIPMMVGLIGTSIFSGIAISKTGRYRIYPIVGTILTGIAMVSMTTLSAETPIWLICAFLFVFGAGLGLIMQVVVLVVQNAVPAGEIGTATSTNNYFREVGASLGTAVFGTIFTTRLTENLLGVFADAGASPGDASQAASTIDPATLNALPDEVRDGIVTAYADALAPVFWYLVPFIVLALVLSLFLKQIPLSDQAGLVARGEAISGEEAERLEAEQRGTPIRTAVGADGEARVALDRDAPPTTR, from the coding sequence ATGTCCGCCACAGCCACCAAGGACGCGCCGTTCCTGCTCACCAAGCGGCGCATCTGGATCATCTTCAGCGCCCTGATCGCCGGGATGCTGCTCTCGAGCCTCGACCAGACGATCGTCTCGACCGCCATGCCGACGATCGTCGGACAGCTCGGCGGCGTCGACCATCAGGTCTGGATCACCACCGCCTATCTGCTGGCGACCACGATCGTCATGCCGATCTACGGCAAGTTCGGTGACGTCCTCGGCCGACGCAACCTGTTCCTCGTCGCGATCGCGCTGTTCACGCTCGCGTCGGTCGGCTGCGCCTTCGCCACCGACTTCTGGATGTTCGTCACCTTCCGCGCGCTGCAGGGCCTCGGCGGCGGCGGACTGATGATCCTGTCGCAGGCGATCATCGCCGACATCGTCCCGGCGAATGAGCGCGGCAAGTACATGGGTCCGCTCGGCGCCGTGTTCGGTCTCTCTGCGGTGGCCGGTCCGCTGCTCGGAGGCTTCTTCGTCGACCACCTGACGTGGCAGTGGGCGTTCTACATCAACATCCCCGTCGGCATCGCGGCGTTCATCATCGCGCTCGTCGCGTTGAAGCTGCCGAGCAAGAAGGCTCAGAAGCCGATCGACATCTTCGGCGTGATCTTCCTGTCGATCGCGACCACCTGCCTGATCTTCTTCACCGACTTCGGCGGCGACAAGGAGTTCGGCTGGGATTCGCTGGCGACGTGGGCGTGGGGTGCGGGGCTCATCGTGGCCGCCACAGCGTTCGTGATCACGGAGTCGAAGGCGCAGGACCCGATCATCCCGCTGAGCCTGTTCCGCAACCCGATCTTCGTGAATGCGACCGCGATCGGCCTCGTCCTCGGAATCGGCATGTTCGCGGCCATCGGCTTCGTGCCCACGTTCCTGCAGATGTCGTCCGGGACGTCTGCCGCGGCATCCGGGCTGCTGATGATCCCGATGATGGTGGGCCTGATCGGAACCTCGATCTTCTCGGGCATCGCGATCTCGAAGACCGGCAGGTACAGGATCTATCCGATCGTCGGCACGATCCTCACCGGCATCGCGATGGTGTCGATGACCACACTCTCGGCCGAGACGCCGATCTGGCTGATCTGCGCGTTCCTCTTTGTGTTCGGCGCCGGGCTCGGCCTGATCATGCAGGTGGTCGTCCTGGTCGTGCAGAACGCGGTGCCCGCCGGCGAGATCGGCACCGCGACCAGCACGAACAACTACTTCCGCGAAGTGGGCGCATCACTCGGCACCGCGGTGTTCGGGACGATCTTCACCACGCGGCTGACCGAGAACCTCCTCGGGGTCTTCGCCGATGCCGGCGCATCGCCGGGAGACGCGTCTCAGGCGGCGTCGACCATCGATCCGGCGACGCTCAACGCGCTTCCCGATGAGGTGCGAGACGGCATCGTGACGGCTTACGCGGATGCTCTCGCGCCGGTGTTCTGGTACCTCGTGCCGTTCATCGTGCTCGCCCTCGTGCTGTCGCTCTTCCTCAAGCAGATACCGCTCTCGGATCAGGCCGGACTCGTCGCCCGTGGCGAGGCGATCAGCGGCGAGGAGGCCGAGCGCCTGGAAGCCGAGCAACGAGGAACGCCCATCCGGACCGCCGTCGGTGCGGATGGCGAGGCCCGCGTAGCTCTCGACAGAGACGCACCCCCGACGACTCGCTGA
- a CDS encoding TetR/AcrR family transcriptional regulator, which yields MTSDPIEKPGRPTDEDLTRRILATAGEMLGRHGYQALSVEQVSKAVGCGKTAIYRRYADKGALVAAVLRSQVEIGAMPDRGDVRADLLEHVLQNQRNQELSPEQSHGLRAMFEPDVFPTLWDSFFQHRRRQGVEIIDRAIARGELPEDVHHDILLDTIAGLTLYRQSVKRIHIDERHYVDIIDALVSTPPRRLADADEQASP from the coding sequence ATGACCTCCGATCCGATCGAGAAGCCCGGCCGTCCCACCGACGAGGACCTCACTCGACGCATCCTCGCGACGGCAGGAGAGATGCTCGGCCGGCACGGCTATCAGGCACTCAGCGTGGAGCAGGTGTCGAAGGCGGTCGGCTGCGGCAAGACCGCGATCTATCGCCGTTACGCCGACAAGGGCGCGCTCGTCGCCGCGGTGCTCCGATCGCAGGTCGAGATCGGAGCAATGCCCGATCGCGGAGACGTCCGTGCCGACCTGCTCGAACACGTGCTGCAGAACCAGCGCAACCAGGAGCTGTCTCCCGAACAGAGCCACGGTCTGCGCGCGATGTTCGAGCCCGATGTCTTTCCCACTCTGTGGGATTCCTTCTTCCAGCACCGCCGTAGGCAGGGCGTCGAGATCATCGATCGAGCCATCGCCCGCGGCGAGCTCCCGGAGGACGTCCACCACGACATCCTCCTCGACACGATCGCCGGGCTCACCCTGTACCGGCAGTCCGTCAAGCGCATCCACATCGATGAGCGCCACTACGTCGACATCATCGACGCTCTCGTCAGCACCCCGCCGCGTCGCCTTGCAGACGCTGATGAACAGGCTTCCCCTTGA
- a CDS encoding peptidoglycan DD-metalloendopeptidase family protein, translating to MTEAVSEAAPLTSDAPVSRRAARERLNTAEVFLAATAVAAASAGSDSAEIVEAEAPAIVVEPIVVEPIAETAQDQPVESASTDADDEASASNGESGEDAFETASRAFRSVAPEAAQASADDRPEAAGAEEVPAEHVARRRPPVRKFLAAGATVGVMSLAGLLAVGMTLPAEAVAAVQGSQSLGATSLVAASGSSKAGAADDEIQAFVTSSDVQNESLARADSFSTVSLIQVASEEGINYSNEVFTNDTEAAIQWPFKVGVGMSSGYGMRWGRLHEGIDFVPGEGAPIQAVADGVVRIATEQGGAYGVTVYIDHVIDGQVVTSHYSHMQYGSLQVKAGQTVKVGDIVGHTGNTGRSYGAHLHFEIIINGSTIDPLPWLRENAGRYTY from the coding sequence GTGACGGAAGCCGTCTCCGAAGCCGCCCCGCTCACCTCGGACGCCCCTGTTTCCCGTCGTGCCGCTCGAGAGCGGCTGAACACCGCCGAGGTATTCCTGGCTGCGACGGCCGTCGCCGCCGCGTCCGCGGGCTCCGACTCAGCTGAGATCGTCGAGGCCGAAGCGCCAGCGATCGTCGTCGAGCCGATCGTCGTCGAGCCGATCGCCGAGACCGCTCAGGACCAGCCCGTCGAATCTGCGTCTACGGATGCCGATGACGAGGCTTCCGCGTCGAACGGCGAATCCGGCGAAGACGCCTTCGAGACCGCATCCCGTGCTTTCCGCTCCGTCGCTCCCGAGGCTGCGCAGGCTTCCGCCGATGATCGGCCAGAGGCTGCTGGCGCTGAAGAGGTGCCCGCTGAGCATGTAGCTCGTCGCCGCCCGCCGGTGCGAAAGTTCCTCGCAGCGGGCGCGACCGTCGGCGTGATGAGCCTAGCCGGGCTCCTCGCTGTGGGCATGACTCTTCCTGCCGAGGCCGTGGCTGCCGTGCAGGGTTCTCAGTCGCTCGGCGCCACGTCTCTCGTCGCCGCATCCGGTTCGTCGAAGGCGGGCGCGGCCGACGACGAGATCCAGGCGTTCGTCACATCCTCCGACGTGCAGAACGAGTCGCTCGCGCGTGCGGACAGCTTCTCTACGGTGTCCCTGATCCAGGTGGCGTCGGAGGAAGGCATCAACTACTCCAACGAGGTCTTCACCAACGACACAGAGGCCGCGATCCAGTGGCCCTTCAAGGTCGGCGTGGGAATGAGCTCCGGCTACGGCATGCGCTGGGGCCGCCTGCACGAGGGCATCGACTTCGTGCCCGGTGAGGGCGCGCCGATTCAGGCGGTCGCCGACGGCGTCGTGCGCATCGCCACCGAGCAGGGTGGGGCCTACGGAGTCACCGTCTACATCGATCACGTGATCGACGGACAGGTCGTCACGAGCCACTACTCCCACATGCAGTACGGCTCGCTCCAGGTCAAGGCAGGGCAGACCGTGAAGGTCGGCGACATCGTCGGGCACACGGGCAACACCGGTCGTTCGTACGGTGCTCACCTGCATTTCGAGATCATCATCAACGGCAGCACCATCGATCCGCTGCCGTGGTTGCGTGAGAACGCGGGCCGGTACACGTACTGA
- a CDS encoding helix-turn-helix domain-containing protein, whose product MTVSYAQIRESIPQIFEPGCSTRVILDHVMSKWGVLVLSSLSDGTRRWGELRREVGGISEKMLASTLRTLADDGLVRRESFPTVPPHVEYSLTPLGRDLMQRMLPLVEWVAEHADDMIDRG is encoded by the coding sequence ATGACGGTTAGTTATGCGCAGATCCGGGAATCCATACCGCAGATCTTCGAGCCCGGCTGCAGCACTCGCGTGATCCTCGACCATGTCATGAGCAAGTGGGGTGTGCTCGTGCTCTCCTCTCTGTCAGACGGGACCCGTCGCTGGGGCGAGTTGCGCCGCGAGGTCGGCGGCATCAGCGAGAAGATGCTCGCCTCCACCCTGCGCACCCTGGCGGACGACGGGCTCGTGCGCCGCGAATCCTTCCCGACGGTGCCCCCGCACGTCGAGTACAGCCTGACTCCGCTCGGCCGTGACCTCATGCAGCGGATGCTGCCGCTCGTCGAGTGGGTCGCCGAGCACGCCGATGACATGATCGATCGGGGCTAG
- a CDS encoding Asp23/Gls24 family envelope stress response protein has translation MANVSNAQQPKVQVAPAGSTGQTIIENGVVAKIAGIAAREVSGVHALGGGAARAVGAIRDALNSTDLAQGVSVEVGETQVAVDVTIVAEYPAALHKVADDVRAAISLAMAEYVGKQAVEVNVTINDVHIPADDETTDDAAVDGGAEARVL, from the coding sequence ATGGCGAACGTCTCGAACGCACAGCAGCCCAAGGTCCAGGTCGCCCCGGCAGGTTCGACAGGTCAGACCATCATCGAGAACGGCGTCGTCGCCAAGATCGCCGGCATCGCGGCCCGTGAAGTTTCCGGCGTCCACGCTCTCGGCGGCGGGGCGGCTCGCGCGGTCGGGGCCATCCGTGACGCGCTCAACTCCACCGACCTCGCCCAGGGCGTCAGCGTCGAGGTCGGAGAGACCCAGGTCGCCGTCGACGTCACGATCGTCGCCGAGTACCCGGCCGCACTGCACAAGGTCGCTGACGACGTGAGAGCGGCGATCTCCCTCGCGATGGCCGAATACGTCGGCAAGCAGGCAGTCGAGGTGAACGTGACCATCAACGACGTGCACATCCCGGCTGACGACGAGACCACTGATGACGCGGCGGTCGACGGCGGTGCGGAGGCTCGTGTCCTGTGA
- a CDS encoding APC family permease, which translates to MSATTPIHLERPDGKGLASGSLGLWGSTVIGLASTAPVYSLVATLGFVVLAVGAQAPIAFIIAFVPMLLIAFAYRELNNAVPDCGTTFTWGTKAFGPWVGWMGGWGVAVAGMVVLANLAQIASVYFWSLIGFDLENNDWRIILVAVLFIAAMTWVSWRGVEIGERIQNILLGIQYLALAIFVVAALWQFFAGSAPNPTPFDMEWLNPFGFTSWSGFTESILLALFIYWGWDTCLALNEETRDPKRIPGRAALLTTVILLFTYVGVTIAAMMYAGLGDTGTGLGNEANADDFFLAIKDGLLGPFGWVLVVAVIISAISSTQTTILPTARGTLAMGVYRALPAKFKDVHPTYKTPSFSTIVMGVVASAYYVGMTLISDNILQDSILSLGLAIAFYYAITGFACVWYFRKDLTTSARDFFFKGLFPLLGGLMLTGAFVQSAIDMWDVDYGYTVLFGIGGTFVIGIGSLAFGLVLMFLWYLFPRSKRFFRGESLNRDTQVMVPDEPGDFIRSIDGGI; encoded by the coding sequence ATGTCAGCTACGACGCCGATCCATCTTGAACGCCCCGACGGCAAGGGGCTCGCATCCGGTTCGCTGGGGCTGTGGGGTTCCACCGTCATCGGGCTCGCATCCACCGCACCGGTGTACTCGCTCGTCGCCACGCTCGGCTTCGTGGTCCTGGCCGTCGGAGCGCAGGCGCCGATCGCCTTCATCATCGCCTTCGTGCCGATGCTGCTCATCGCTTTCGCCTATCGCGAGCTGAACAACGCCGTGCCCGACTGCGGGACCACGTTCACCTGGGGGACCAAGGCTTTCGGACCGTGGGTCGGCTGGATGGGTGGATGGGGCGTCGCGGTCGCCGGAATGGTCGTGCTCGCGAACCTCGCGCAGATCGCGTCGGTCTACTTCTGGTCGCTGATCGGATTCGATCTCGAGAACAACGACTGGCGGATCATCCTCGTCGCCGTGCTCTTCATCGCTGCCATGACCTGGGTGAGCTGGCGCGGCGTCGAGATCGGCGAGCGCATCCAGAACATCCTGCTCGGGATCCAGTATCTGGCTCTCGCCATCTTCGTGGTCGCCGCCCTCTGGCAGTTCTTCGCGGGCTCGGCGCCGAACCCGACTCCCTTCGACATGGAATGGCTCAACCCGTTCGGCTTCACCTCCTGGTCGGGGTTCACCGAGTCGATCCTGCTCGCCCTGTTCATCTATTGGGGCTGGGACACCTGCCTCGCGCTCAACGAGGAGACGAGAGACCCGAAGAGGATCCCGGGCCGTGCGGCCCTGCTGACCACCGTCATCCTTCTGTTCACCTACGTCGGCGTCACGATCGCCGCCATGATGTACGCGGGCCTGGGCGACACGGGCACCGGGCTCGGCAACGAGGCCAACGCCGACGACTTCTTCCTCGCGATCAAGGACGGGCTCCTCGGACCCTTCGGCTGGGTGCTGGTGGTCGCCGTGATCATCTCGGCGATCTCCTCGACGCAGACGACGATCCTGCCCACCGCGCGCGGCACCCTGGCGATGGGCGTCTACCGCGCGCTGCCCGCCAAGTTCAAGGACGTGCACCCGACCTACAAGACGCCGTCGTTCTCGACGATCGTCATGGGCGTCGTCGCGTCGGCGTACTACGTCGGCATGACCCTGATCAGCGACAACATCCTGCAGGACTCGATCCTGTCGCTGGGGCTTGCGATCGCGTTCTACTACGCCATCACCGGTTTCGCCTGCGTCTGGTACTTCCGCAAGGACCTCACCACCTCGGCGAGGGACTTCTTCTTCAAGGGACTGTTCCCGCTGCTCGGCGGTCTCATGCTGACGGGCGCGTTCGTGCAGTCGGCGATCGACATGTGGGACGTGGATTACGGCTACACGGTGCTCTTCGGCATCGGCGGCACCTTCGTGATCGGCATCGGATCGCTCGCCTTCGGTCTCGTGCTCATGTTCCTTTGGTACCTCTTCCCGCGGTCGAAGCGGTTCTTCCGAGGCGAGAGCCTGAACCGCGACACCCAGGTGATGGTGCCGGACGAGCCGGGCGACTTCATCCGCTCGATCGACGGCGGCATCTGA
- a CDS encoding M20 family metallopeptidase: protein MTTPDFAADAVAILPDLVALRRALHADPELGLDLPRTQQKVLDALAGLPLEITTGTRTTSVVAVLRGGLPGPAVLLRGDMDALPIEETTGLDFASVNGTMHACGHDLHTAGLVGAAKLLAARRDELHGSVIFMFQPGEEGHGGAKIMIEEGLLDAVGERPVAAYAIHVAPGPRGIFATRGGAVAAGSNQLFVTVRGRGGHGSQPHQTLDPVSAAAEIVLALQSFVTRRFDAFDPVVLSVTRLSTGDGAVNVIPEQVELAATVRNMSPASLATLQEGLPRVIEGVAAAHGLSAEVRFDTMYPVTVNDPEETSATVDVLRGAFGEQRVVMMPTPMMGSEDFAFVLNEVPGTFIALMTSPPDADPSTIEWNHSPRVVFDDAVLGDQAAALASVAFARTAR from the coding sequence TTGACCACCCCAGACTTCGCGGCGGATGCCGTCGCGATCCTGCCCGACCTCGTCGCGCTGCGGCGCGCCCTGCACGCCGACCCCGAGCTCGGACTCGACCTCCCTCGCACGCAGCAGAAGGTGCTCGACGCCCTCGCAGGGCTGCCGCTGGAGATCACCACCGGCACCCGCACGACTTCGGTGGTCGCGGTGCTGCGCGGCGGGCTGCCGGGGCCTGCGGTGCTGCTGCGCGGCGACATGGACGCCCTGCCGATCGAGGAGACGACCGGCCTCGACTTCGCCTCCGTCAACGGCACCATGCACGCGTGCGGTCACGACCTGCACACCGCAGGACTGGTCGGTGCGGCGAAGCTGCTCGCCGCACGGCGCGATGAGCTGCACGGCTCGGTGATCTTCATGTTCCAGCCGGGGGAGGAGGGGCATGGCGGCGCGAAGATCATGATCGAGGAGGGGCTGCTCGACGCTGTGGGAGAGCGGCCGGTCGCCGCCTACGCGATCCACGTGGCCCCGGGGCCCCGGGGCATCTTCGCGACGAGAGGCGGAGCGGTGGCTGCCGGATCCAATCAGCTCTTCGTCACGGTGAGGGGGCGAGGAGGGCACGGATCGCAGCCGCACCAGACGCTCGACCCGGTGTCCGCGGCGGCCGAGATCGTGCTCGCGCTGCAGAGTTTCGTGACACGGCGGTTCGATGCGTTCGACCCCGTCGTGCTGTCGGTGACCCGCCTCTCGACGGGAGACGGGGCGGTCAACGTCATTCCTGAGCAGGTCGAGCTGGCGGCGACGGTCCGCAACATGTCGCCGGCATCGCTCGCGACGCTGCAGGAGGGGCTCCCTCGAGTGATCGAGGGAGTGGCGGCCGCCCATGGGCTGTCGGCGGAGGTCCGGTTCGACACGATGTATCCGGTGACGGTGAACGACCCGGAGGAGACGTCCGCGACGGTCGACGTCCTGCGGGGTGCGTTCGGGGAGCAGCGGGTCGTGATGATGCCGACGCCGATGATGGGGTCGGAGGACTTCGCGTTCGTGCTGAACGAGGTTCCCGGCACGTTCATCGCGTTGATGACCTCGCCGCCCGATGCCGATCCGAGCACGATCGAGTGGAACCACTCGCCGCGGGTCGTGTTCGACGACGCGGTGCTCGGCGACCAGGCCGCGGCACTGGCATCCGTCGCATTCGCCCGCACGGCGCGCTGA
- a CDS encoding TetR family transcriptional regulator, protein MRESADSLREQRRRETTRALTDAARRLTTERGFAGFTVEELCTEVGVSRRTFFNYFESKENAVFGFAAIDSRQEGLEAEFVAQSGDLLDDFLRLTIARFELFNPLDDAPAMFAVIEQEPRLLKAAFEQLAKNERRDMELVVRRSGEGADAELHAEVMVHTVGALVRLCMDQLLHHHSTDSFSDLVRQRLEIARAVFAPSQKAD, encoded by the coding sequence ATGAGAGAGAGTGCAGATTCACTGCGAGAACAGCGCAGGCGCGAGACGACGCGCGCGCTCACCGATGCGGCACGCCGCCTGACGACCGAGCGCGGCTTCGCCGGCTTCACGGTCGAGGAGCTCTGCACCGAGGTGGGCGTCTCGCGGCGCACGTTCTTCAACTACTTCGAGAGCAAGGAGAACGCCGTCTTCGGGTTTGCCGCGATCGACTCCCGGCAGGAGGGCCTCGAAGCCGAGTTCGTCGCCCAGAGCGGCGACCTCCTCGACGATTTCCTCCGGCTGACGATCGCCCGATTCGAGCTCTTCAATCCGCTCGACGATGCGCCCGCCATGTTCGCGGTGATCGAGCAGGAGCCTCGGCTGCTCAAGGCCGCGTTCGAGCAGCTGGCGAAGAACGAGCGTCGCGACATGGAGCTCGTCGTGCGGCGAAGCGGCGAGGGCGCCGATGCCGAGTTGCACGCCGAGGTCATGGTCCACACTGTCGGCGCGCTGGTGCGCCTGTGCATGGACCAACTGCTGCACCACCACTCGACCGATTCCTTCAGCGATCTCGTCAGGCAACGCCTCGAGATCGCTCGCGCCGTGTTCGCACCATCACAGAAAGCCGACTGA
- a CDS encoding SDR family oxidoreductase, giving the protein MTILVTGATGNLGRLVIASLLERGADPQSIVAGVRDVAKAQDLGVPVARLDYTDPASIAAALDGVDSVLLISSSEVGQRVAQHKAVIDAATHAGVAKLVYTSAPKATTSDLVLAPEHKATDELIQASGLPFVILRNNWYTENYAADFARAAETGVLASGAGDGRVASASRKDFAEAAAVVLLEDGHIGEVYELGGDVAWSYDDLAAAIAEISGRDVSYQPLTADEQRAGLLAAGLDEGTAGFVVALDSGIRSGALADTDGTLARLIGRPTTPLVDGLRAIA; this is encoded by the coding sequence ATGACCATCCTCGTCACCGGCGCCACCGGAAACCTCGGACGCCTCGTCATCGCCAGCCTCCTCGAGCGCGGCGCGGACCCGCAGTCGATCGTCGCCGGTGTCCGCGATGTCGCCAAGGCCCAGGATCTCGGCGTGCCGGTCGCGCGACTCGACTACACCGATCCTGCCTCGATCGCGGCGGCTCTCGACGGCGTCGACTCCGTCCTGTTGATCTCGAGCTCGGAGGTGGGACAGCGCGTCGCACAGCACAAGGCCGTCATCGACGCCGCCACGCACGCCGGAGTCGCGAAGCTCGTCTACACCAGCGCTCCGAAGGCGACGACGAGCGACCTCGTCCTCGCCCCCGAGCACAAGGCGACAGATGAGCTCATCCAGGCCTCGGGGCTTCCCTTCGTGATCCTGCGCAACAACTGGTACACCGAGAACTACGCCGCCGACTTCGCCCGCGCCGCCGAGACGGGCGTTCTCGCATCCGGAGCCGGCGATGGCCGCGTCGCCTCCGCGAGCCGCAAGGACTTCGCTGAAGCCGCAGCCGTCGTGCTGCTCGAGGACGGCCACATCGGCGAGGTCTACGAGCTCGGCGGAGACGTCGCCTGGAGCTACGACGACCTCGCCGCGGCGATCGCCGAGATCTCCGGGCGCGACGTGTCCTACCAGCCCTTGACGGCGGACGAGCAGCGCGCCGGTCTTCTGGCTGCGGGTCTCGACGAGGGCACGGCCGGCTTCGTGGTCGCCTTGGACTCCGGCATCCGTTCCGGCGCACTCGCCGACACCGACGGCACTCTCGCCCGTCTCATCGGCCGGCCGACCACACCGCTCGTCGACGGTCTGCGCGCCATCGCCTGA
- a CDS encoding sigma-70 family RNA polymerase sigma factor, with translation MAGEPFRSALEQADDRIVAGRAMDGDVGAFAVLVRRYTPMMRAYTHRMLNASADVDDIVQETFVTAWQRFSELDDPAKVKSWLMRIVSRKAVDRIRAVRPTLDVDDMEQAAPSKDSPARVVEAREGVAALGAALQELPAAQRECWVLREMGGYSYDEIAAELGISVSTARGLLARARKFMIVRMEAWR, from the coding sequence ATGGCTGGGGAACCATTTCGCTCTGCTCTCGAGCAGGCCGACGATCGAATCGTCGCCGGACGCGCGATGGACGGCGACGTCGGCGCGTTCGCGGTGCTCGTGCGCAGGTACACGCCGATGATGCGCGCCTACACGCACAGGATGCTGAACGCCTCCGCCGACGTCGACGACATCGTTCAGGAGACTTTCGTGACCGCGTGGCAGCGGTTCTCGGAACTCGACGACCCGGCGAAGGTCAAGAGCTGGCTGATGAGGATCGTGAGCCGCAAGGCGGTGGACCGCATCCGCGCGGTGCGCCCGACACTCGACGTGGATGACATGGAGCAGGCTGCTCCCTCGAAGGACTCGCCTGCGCGGGTCGTCGAGGCGCGCGAGGGAGTGGCGGCGCTGGGAGCAGCGCTGCAGGAGCTTCCTGCCGCGCAGCGCGAGTGCTGGGTGCTCCGCGAGATGGGCGGGTACTCCTACGACGAGATCGCCGCGGAACTGGGCATCTCGGTCTCGACCGCCCGCGGCCTTCTCGCCAGAGCCCGAAAGTTCATGATCGTGCGGATGGAGGCGTGGCGATGA
- a CDS encoding MFS transporter, translating to MTTDTPPLTRSLPNVSARAVVGFLVFCELASGFVQGFYAPLLGEIAGHLQVSDADITWFLTVQTLAAAVCVPLLSKLGDIFGHRRMLRIAVVAVLIGTLVTAFLPSYPLVLAARILVGPLAVWLPLEIALVHNRIKGETARTSIGLLVSCLTGGAILGTISAGIFSAILPTLTLTLLVPVLFVAVSVYAVFFKVPESTSRAGAKIDVVGFIGIGLAMVVLLFGLRLASTDGFASAMTIATLAAAVVIFVLWVLWELRVTSPAIDVRLIVSPRLGPVYLTAFLFGMVMFGAQAPSTTFLTADPDTAGYGFAASAGTASAVTAVVTILATVGAATFAPIARRIGIRAVLVTGAVLAASGSLIQIAFHDELWQIFVISAINGIGMGFLLGALPALVAELAPSDSTGIATGVYNSLRTLGGSAAGAVFAVLLAGFTASGSLSSSIGGYITIWSVCAGAFIVAALALAFMRMPHETDTSLTKG from the coding sequence TTGACCACTGACACTCCACCCCTCACCCGATCCCTGCCGAACGTGAGCGCTCGCGCGGTCGTCGGCTTCCTCGTCTTCTGCGAACTCGCGAGCGGATTCGTCCAGGGGTTCTACGCCCCTCTGCTCGGCGAGATCGCCGGCCATCTCCAGGTCTCGGACGCCGACATCACCTGGTTCCTCACGGTCCAGACCCTGGCCGCAGCAGTCTGCGTGCCGCTGCTCTCCAAGCTCGGAGACATCTTCGGTCATCGCCGGATGCTCCGGATCGCCGTGGTCGCGGTGCTGATCGGCACTCTCGTCACCGCGTTCCTGCCGAGCTACCCGCTGGTGCTCGCCGCTCGCATCCTCGTGGGGCCACTCGCGGTGTGGCTGCCGCTCGAGATCGCGCTCGTGCACAACCGCATCAAGGGCGAGACTGCTCGCACCTCGATCGGCCTGCTCGTGTCGTGCCTGACGGGCGGCGCCATTCTCGGGACGATCTCGGCCGGCATCTTCTCCGCGATCCTGCCCACACTCACGCTGACACTGCTGGTGCCCGTGCTGTTCGTCGCAGTCAGCGTCTACGCGGTCTTCTTCAAGGTGCCCGAATCCACGTCGCGCGCCGGGGCGAAGATCGACGTCGTCGGATTCATCGGCATCGGACTCGCGATGGTCGTGCTGCTGTTCGGTCTGCGCTTGGCGTCGACTGACGGATTCGCCTCGGCCATGACGATCGCCACCCTCGCTGCGGCAGTCGTCATCTTCGTGCTCTGGGTGCTGTGGGAGCTGCGCGTCACGTCACCCGCGATCGATGTGCGGCTGATCGTCTCGCCGCGCCTCGGGCCCGTCTACCTCACGGCATTCCTGTTCGGCATGGTGATGTTCGGTGCGCAGGCTCCCTCGACGACGTTCCTGACGGCCGATCCCGATACCGCGGGCTATGGCTTCGCGGCGTCCGCGGGAACAGCGTCGGCGGTCACGGCGGTGGTGACGATCCTTGCGACCGTGGGGGCAGCGACCTTCGCGCCGATCGCGCGCCGGATCGGCATCCGTGCGGTGCTGGTGACGGGTGCGGTTCTCGCCGCATCGGGATCTCTCATCCAGATCGCGTTCCACGATGAGCTCTGGCAGATCTTCGTGATCTCGGCGATCAACGGCATCGGGATGGGGTTCCTCCTCGGTGCGCTTCCCGCGCTCGTCGCCGAACTGGCTCCGAGCGACTCGACCGGCATCGCGACCGGCGTGTACAACTCGTTGCGCACCCTCGGAGGTTCTGCTGCCGGTGCGGTGTTCGCCGTGCTGCTCGCGGGCTTCACGGCATCCGGATCCCTCAGCTCGTCGATCGGCGGCTACATCACGATCTGGAGCGTCTGCGCCGGGGCGTTCATCGTCGCCGCGCTCGCCCTGGCGTTCATGCGGATGCCGCACGAGACCGACACCTCCCTCACGAAAGGCTGA